A window of the Streptomyces griseochromogenes genome harbors these coding sequences:
- the ftsH gene encoding ATP-dependent zinc metalloprotease FtsH, protein MSNAPPPRKAPDQPWRAEGTPDESPPRPGGGFRGGKWWGLLVTAVVVFLLAYVGVNYLGQGNEPTISYTEFSKEVGGGNVAKIYSKGDAIQGELKSPRANPEGGGTYTKFKTQRPAFADDKLWQNLSSHGVTVTARPVVQERGFLSNLLLSLIPIVLLVAVWIFFARRFGAGLGGAGGMFGRKAPPKPVGLRPGTGRTTFADVAGIDEVKGELDDVVDFLEHPDAYRKMGAKLPRGVLLAGPPGTGKTLLARAVAGEAGVPFFSASASEFIEMIVGVGASRVRELFAEARKVAPSIIFIDEIDTIGRMRGGGASVSGHDEREQTLNQILTEMDGFSGSEGVIVIAATNRADILDPALTRPGRFDRVVSVAPPDRGGRESILRIHTREIPLASDVDLTQMARVTPGMTGADLANLANEAALLAVKRKQSEVTGADLSEALEKVQLGAERTLVMPEEDRRRTAFHESGHALLGMLQPGADPVRKITIVPRGRALGVTMSTPEVERYAHSEEYLRGRIIGALGGMAAEDVVYGVVTTGAENDLEQVTNIARGMVARWGMSERVGRLSALPSDAQQAYGLSAAPHTLDVIDGEMRRIVDECYEEACHKLRDHRGRLDALAEALLENETLEEADAYRIAGITRLSKDSEA, encoded by the coding sequence ATGAGCAATGCGCCGCCCCCACGCAAGGCCCCTGACCAGCCGTGGCGCGCCGAGGGCACCCCGGACGAGTCGCCCCCGCGGCCCGGCGGCGGGTTCAGGGGCGGCAAATGGTGGGGCCTGCTCGTCACCGCGGTGGTCGTCTTCCTGCTGGCCTACGTCGGGGTGAACTACCTCGGTCAGGGCAATGAGCCGACGATCTCGTACACGGAGTTCAGCAAGGAGGTCGGCGGCGGCAACGTCGCCAAGATCTACTCCAAGGGCGATGCGATCCAGGGCGAGCTCAAGAGCCCCCGTGCCAACCCCGAGGGCGGCGGCACGTACACCAAGTTCAAGACACAGCGGCCGGCCTTCGCGGACGACAAGCTGTGGCAGAACCTGAGCAGCCACGGGGTCACGGTGACCGCCCGGCCGGTCGTGCAGGAGCGCGGCTTCCTGTCCAACCTGCTGCTCTCCCTGATCCCCATCGTGCTCCTGGTCGCGGTGTGGATCTTCTTCGCGCGACGGTTCGGCGCGGGTCTGGGCGGCGCGGGCGGCATGTTCGGGCGCAAGGCGCCGCCGAAGCCGGTCGGGCTGCGGCCGGGCACCGGACGCACCACGTTCGCGGACGTGGCCGGCATCGACGAGGTCAAGGGCGAACTGGACGACGTCGTCGACTTCCTGGAGCACCCCGACGCCTACCGCAAGATGGGCGCGAAACTCCCGCGCGGGGTGCTGCTGGCAGGGCCGCCCGGCACCGGCAAGACCCTGCTGGCACGGGCGGTGGCGGGCGAGGCCGGCGTGCCGTTCTTCTCCGCCTCGGCGTCCGAGTTCATCGAGATGATCGTCGGCGTCGGCGCCTCCCGGGTCCGCGAGCTGTTCGCCGAGGCGCGCAAGGTGGCGCCGTCGATCATCTTCATCGACGAGATCGACACCATCGGACGGATGCGCGGCGGCGGCGCCTCGGTCAGCGGCCACGACGAGCGCGAGCAGACCCTGAACCAGATCCTCACCGAGATGGACGGCTTCTCGGGCTCCGAGGGCGTGATCGTCATCGCCGCGACGAACCGCGCGGACATCCTGGACCCGGCGCTGACCCGGCCCGGCCGCTTCGACCGGGTGGTGAGCGTGGCCCCGCCGGACCGCGGCGGGCGCGAGTCGATCCTGCGCATCCACACCCGGGAGATCCCGCTCGCCTCCGACGTCGACCTGACCCAGATGGCACGGGTGACCCCGGGCATGACAGGTGCGGATCTGGCCAATCTCGCCAACGAGGCCGCCCTGCTCGCCGTCAAGCGCAAGCAGTCCGAGGTGACCGGCGCGGATCTGTCCGAGGCGCTGGAGAAGGTCCAGCTGGGCGCCGAACGCACCCTGGTGATGCCCGAGGAGGACCGCCGCCGCACCGCGTTCCACGAGAGCGGCCACGCCCTGCTCGGCATGCTCCAGCCCGGCGCCGACCCCGTCCGCAAGATCACCATCGTGCCGCGCGGCCGGGCGCTCGGCGTGACGATGTCCACGCCCGAGGTGGAGCGGTACGCGCACTCGGAGGAGTATCTGCGCGGCCGCATCATCGGCGCCCTGGGCGGCATGGCGGCCGAGGACGTCGTCTACGGAGTCGTCACCACGGGCGCGGAGAACGACCTGGAACAGGTCACCAACATCGCGCGCGGGATGGTGGCCCGCTGGGGCATGAGCGAACGCGTCGGCCGGCTGTCCGCTCTCCCGAGCGACGCCCAGCAGGCGTACGGCCTCTCGGCCGCCCCGCACACCCTCGACGTGATCGACGGTGAGATGCGCCGGATCGTCGACGAGTGCTACGAGGAGGCCTGCCACAAACTCCGCGACCACCGCGGCCGCTTGGACGCCCTGGCCGAGGCACTCCTGGAGAACGAGACCCTGGAGGAGGCGGACGCCTACCGCATCGCGGGCATCACCCGCCTGAGCAAGGACAGCGAGGCGTAG
- a CDS encoding SAM-dependent methyltransferase, producing MTPTLVREHLSHAGSVPVRVDQYARARDWSEIQERMLVPLYEAVCERLEVGPATRLLGLRCGSGLALLMAASRGAAVTGVDACPERLALARERLLPDPARGPRARGAARLVDGAPADAADPRTPAYTVVTVFEPIGCLAGDAEGLGELLADALPLAGRGAAVVLAGWGPPERCATSSVLRVATKLADPLRSAGSWRPARRDDLEEVAQRAGLKPDGSGRVACPFGYAGLDSAVRGLLSTGLFDAAVAATDRKQVDKELTEALHPHRRPDGTVWMPNVFRYLIARVR from the coding sequence ATGACACCTACGCTCGTGCGGGAACACCTGTCTCACGCGGGTTCCGTACCGGTCCGCGTGGACCAGTACGCACGCGCGCGTGACTGGTCCGAGATCCAGGAGCGGATGCTGGTCCCGCTCTACGAAGCCGTCTGCGAGCGACTTGAAGTGGGCCCGGCCACCCGGTTGCTGGGCCTGCGCTGCGGTTCCGGTCTGGCCCTGCTGATGGCGGCTTCCAGAGGGGCCGCCGTCACCGGTGTCGACGCCTGCCCCGAACGGCTCGCCCTCGCCCGCGAGCGCCTGCTGCCGGACCCGGCGCGCGGCCCCCGCGCGCGGGGGGCCGCGAGGCTCGTCGACGGCGCGCCCGCGGACGCGGCGGACCCGCGGACACCCGCGTACACCGTGGTGACCGTCTTCGAGCCGATCGGCTGCCTGGCGGGGGACGCGGAGGGGCTCGGTGAGCTGCTGGCGGACGCGCTGCCGCTGGCCGGCCGCGGCGCGGCCGTGGTGCTGGCCGGCTGGGGGCCGCCGGAGCGCTGTGCCACCTCCTCGGTCCTGCGGGTGGCGACGAAACTGGCCGATCCTCTGCGCAGCGCGGGCAGCTGGCGGCCCGCCCGCCGTGACGACCTGGAGGAGGTCGCCCAGCGGGCCGGGCTGAAGCCGGACGGCTCGGGGCGGGTGGCCTGTCCGTTCGGGTACGCCGGCCTCGACAGCGCCGTGCGCGGCCTGCTGTCGACGGGCCTGTTCGACGCGGCGGTCGCGGCGACCGACCGCAAGCAGGTGGACAAGGAACTGACGGAGGCGCTGCATCCGCACCGGCGACCGGACGGGACCGTGTGGATGCCGAACGTGTTCCGCTATCTGATCGCCCGCGTGCGGTAG
- the rpsP gene encoding 30S ribosomal protein S16 — MAVKIKLKRLGKIRSPHYRIVVADSRTRRDGRAIEEIGKYHPTYNPSVIEVDAERVAYWLGVGAQPTEPVLAILKKTGDWQKFKGEPAPAPLLVAEPKATRPSFEALGGDDEGKGEAITQKKKAEKKDEAAAESESTEA, encoded by the coding sequence GTGGCAGTCAAGATCAAGCTGAAGCGTCTGGGCAAGATCCGTTCGCCTCACTACCGCATCGTCGTCGCCGACTCCCGTACCCGCCGTGACGGCCGGGCCATCGAGGAGATCGGCAAGTACCACCCGACCTACAACCCGTCGGTCATCGAGGTGGACGCCGAGCGCGTGGCGTACTGGCTGGGTGTCGGCGCGCAGCCGACCGAGCCCGTCCTCGCCATCCTGAAGAAGACCGGCGACTGGCAGAAGTTCAAGGGCGAGCCGGCTCCCGCGCCGCTGCTCGTCGCCGAGCCGAAGGCCACGCGTCCGTCGTTCGAGGCGCTCGGCGGTGACGACGAGGGCAAGGGTGAGGCGATCACCCAGAAGAAGAAGGCTGAGAAGAAGGACGAGGCTGCGGCTGAGTCCGAGTCGACCGAGGCCTGA
- a CDS encoding RNA-binding protein, with amino-acid sequence MLEEALEHLVKGIVDNPDDVQVASRNLRRGRVLEVRVHPDDLGKVIGRNGRTARALRTVVGAIGGRGVRVDLVDVDHVR; translated from the coding sequence ATGCTCGAAGAGGCGCTTGAGCACCTCGTGAAGGGCATCGTCGACAACCCTGACGATGTGCAGGTCGCCTCGCGCAACCTGCGCCGCGGGCGCGTGCTGGAGGTCCGGGTCCACCCCGACGACCTCGGCAAGGTGATCGGCCGCAACGGCCGTACCGCGCGCGCTCTGCGCACCGTCGTGGGCGCCATCGGCGGCCGCGGTGTCCGCGTCGACCTCGTCGACGTGGACCACGTCCGCTGA
- the rimM gene encoding ribosome maturation factor RimM (Essential for efficient processing of 16S rRNA), with protein MQLVVARIGRAHGIKGEVTVEVRTDEPELRLAPGAVLATDPASTGPLTIATGRVHSGRLLLRFEGVGDRNGAEALRNTLLIAEIDPEELPEGEDEYYDHQLIDLDVVTEDGTEVGRITEISHLPSQDLFIVERPDGSEVMIPFVEEIVTEIDLEEQRAVITPPPGLIDDRAVIDSNREES; from the coding sequence GTGCAGCTGGTAGTCGCACGGATCGGCCGTGCCCATGGCATCAAGGGCGAGGTCACCGTCGAGGTACGTACGGACGAGCCCGAGCTCAGGCTCGCGCCGGGCGCCGTCCTGGCCACCGACCCGGCCTCGACCGGGCCGCTCACCATCGCCACCGGCCGCGTGCACAGCGGCCGCCTGCTCCTGCGCTTCGAGGGTGTCGGCGACCGCAACGGCGCCGAGGCCCTGCGCAACACCCTGCTGATCGCCGAGATCGACCCCGAGGAGCTTCCCGAGGGCGAGGACGAGTACTACGACCATCAGCTCATCGACCTCGACGTGGTCACCGAGGACGGCACGGAGGTCGGCCGGATCACGGAGATCTCGCACCTGCCCTCCCAGGACCTGTTCATCGTGGAGCGCCCGGACGGCAGCGAGGTGATGATCCCCTTCGTGGAGGAGATCGTCACCGAGATCGACCTGGAGGAGCAGAGGGCGGTCATCACGCCTCCGCCGGGTCTGATCGACGACCGTGCGGTGATCGACTCGAACCGGGAAGAGTCCTGA
- the trmD gene encoding tRNA (guanosine(37)-N1)-methyltransferase TrmD, translating into MRLDVVTIFPEYLDPLNVSLVGKARARGQLDVHVHDLRSWTYDRHNTVDDTPYGGGPGMVMKTEPWGDALDSALADGYETGARAPALIVPTPSGRPFTQELAVELSERPWLIFTPARYEGIDRRVIDEYATRMPVYEVSIGDYVLAGGEAAVLVITEAVARLLPGVLGNAESHRDDSFAPGAMANLLEGPVYTKPPLWRGRDIPDVLLSGHHGKIARWRRDEALRRTTANRPDLIERCDPKAFDKKDREMLSILGWAPDPAGEPHGRFWRRTEAVEE; encoded by the coding sequence ATGCGCCTCGACGTCGTCACGATCTTCCCCGAGTACCTGGACCCGCTGAACGTCTCCCTGGTCGGCAAGGCACGCGCGCGTGGGCAGCTCGACGTCCATGTGCACGATCTGCGGTCCTGGACGTACGACCGTCACAACACGGTCGACGACACGCCGTACGGCGGCGGCCCCGGCATGGTCATGAAGACCGAGCCCTGGGGCGACGCCCTGGACTCCGCCCTCGCCGACGGCTACGAGACCGGCGCCCGGGCCCCCGCGCTGATCGTCCCCACCCCGAGCGGCCGCCCCTTCACCCAGGAACTGGCCGTCGAACTCTCCGAGCGCCCCTGGCTGATCTTCACGCCGGCCCGCTACGAGGGCATCGACCGGCGCGTCATCGACGAGTACGCCACCCGGATGCCGGTGTACGAGGTGTCCATCGGCGACTACGTCCTGGCCGGCGGCGAGGCGGCCGTCCTGGTGATCACGGAAGCCGTCGCCCGGCTGCTGCCCGGAGTCCTCGGCAACGCGGAGTCCCACCGGGACGACTCCTTCGCGCCCGGCGCGATGGCGAACCTCCTGGAAGGCCCCGTCTACACCAAGCCGCCCCTGTGGCGCGGCCGGGACATCCCGGACGTGCTGCTCAGCGGCCACCACGGCAAGATCGCCCGCTGGCGCCGCGACGAGGCCCTGAGGCGTACGACGGCCAACCGGCCCGACCTGATCGAGCGCTGCGACCCCAAGGCCTTCGACAAGAAGGACCGCGAGATGCTCTCCATCCTGGGCTGGGCCCCGGACCCGGCGGGCGAGCCGCACGGCCGATTTTGGCGCAGGACCGAGGCCGTGGAAGAATAG
- the rplS gene encoding 50S ribosomal protein L19 yields the protein MSHLLDSVDASSLRSDIPAFRPGDTVNVHVRVIEGNRSRVQQFKGVVIRRQGSGVRETFTVRKVSFSVGVERTFPVHTPIVEKIELVTKGDVRRAKLYYLRDLRGKAAKIKEKREN from the coding sequence ATGTCTCACCTGCTCGACTCCGTCGACGCCTCGTCGCTGCGCAGCGACATCCCGGCCTTCCGCCCGGGTGACACCGTCAACGTCCACGTCCGCGTCATCGAGGGCAACCGCTCCCGTGTGCAGCAGTTCAAGGGCGTTGTGATCCGCCGCCAGGGCTCCGGTGTCCGCGAGACCTTCACGGTCCGCAAGGTCTCGTTCTCCGTCGGCGTCGAGCGCACCTTCCCGGTGCACACCCCGATCGTCGAGAAGATCGAGCTGGTCACCAAGGGCGACGTGCGCCGCGCCAAGCTGTACTACCTCCGTGACCTGCGCGGCAAGGCCGCGAAGATCAAGGAGAAGCGCGAGAACTGA
- the lepB gene encoding signal peptidase I yields the protein MDTEAQPTERDRSSRPGTPGVEGRSRFALVSRITEWLPGGRITLTLFVCLAFLLLLNAFVAQPFQIPSGSMEQGLRIGDRVLVNKLAYRFGAQPRRGDVVVFDGTGYFGDADYIKRVVGVGGDRVVCCDKEGRLKVNGRPVDETTFLYPGDTPSSVPFDVVVPAGRLFVLGDHRSDSSDSRDHLGSPGGGMIPVGDVIGRADWIAWPYAHWTHLTRPSAYARVPAAGHLAGAGAHG from the coding sequence ATGGACACCGAAGCACAGCCGACGGAACGCGACCGCTCCTCCCGCCCCGGTACTCCGGGGGTGGAGGGCCGGTCGCGTTTCGCGTTGGTGTCGCGGATCACCGAGTGGCTGCCGGGCGGCAGGATCACCCTCACCCTCTTCGTCTGCCTGGCGTTTTTGCTGCTCCTCAACGCTTTCGTGGCGCAACCGTTCCAGATTCCGAGCGGATCCATGGAGCAGGGATTGAGGATCGGCGACCGCGTTCTCGTAAATAAGTTGGCGTACCGTTTCGGTGCCCAGCCGCGCCGCGGCGACGTGGTTGTCTTCGACGGGACCGGGTATTTCGGGGACGCCGACTACATCAAGCGTGTTGTAGGGGTGGGGGGAGACCGCGTGGTCTGCTGCGACAAGGAGGGGAGGCTCAAGGTGAACGGCCGGCCGGTCGACGAGACGACGTTCCTCTATCCCGGGGACACCCCGTCCAGCGTCCCCTTCGACGTCGTCGTACCCGCGGGCCGCCTGTTCGTCCTCGGAGACCACCGCAGCGACTCCAGCGACTCCCGTGATCACCTGGGCTCGCCCGGCGGCGGCATGATCCCGGTCGGCGACGTCATCGGCCGGGCCGACTGGATCGCCTGGCCGTACGCCCACTGGACGCACCTGACGCGGCCCTCCGCCTACGCGCGCGTACCGGCGGCGGGGCACTTGGCGGGAGCGGGCGCGCATGGGTAA
- the lepB gene encoding signal peptidase I: MGDVAVGARSGHDGEEHRGHPVDPSGPAPDGAVMSGNSDFSAAGDENPQDEQGPRAEDETTDRAAGRPSKPRSFWKELPILVGIALVLALLIKTFLVQAFSIPSDSMQNTLQQGDRVLVDKLTPWFGSEPERGEVVVFHDPDDWLRDEPTPTPNPVQKVLSWIGLMPSAEEKDLIKRVIGVGGDTVQCKGTGPLTVNGKALNEPYVYPGNTPCSQDDQGGTFKVKVPKGYIWVMGDHRQNSRDSRYNQSDKHHGMVPVDKVVGRAIVKAWPINRWGTLPVPDTFGQGLDQKSSAAASLTVAPEGVAVAAVLPVAVWRRRRTDHAEPKKR, translated from the coding sequence GTGGGGGATGTGGCGGTTGGCGCACGGTCGGGACACGACGGCGAGGAGCACCGCGGGCACCCCGTGGACCCGAGCGGTCCCGCTCCGGACGGCGCCGTGATGTCCGGGAACTCCGATTTCTCGGCGGCCGGAGACGAGAATCCGCAGGACGAGCAGGGCCCCCGGGCCGAGGACGAGACCACGGACCGGGCGGCCGGCCGGCCGAGCAAGCCGCGCTCCTTCTGGAAGGAGCTGCCGATCCTGGTCGGCATCGCGCTGGTCCTGGCGCTGCTGATCAAGACGTTCCTGGTACAGGCGTTCTCGATTCCGTCGGACTCGATGCAGAACACCCTCCAGCAGGGTGACCGCGTCCTGGTCGACAAGCTCACCCCGTGGTTCGGCTCCGAGCCCGAGCGCGGCGAGGTCGTCGTCTTCCACGACCCGGACGACTGGCTGAGGGACGAGCCGACGCCGACCCCGAACCCGGTGCAGAAGGTGCTCAGCTGGATCGGCCTGATGCCGTCCGCCGAGGAGAAGGACCTGATCAAGCGGGTGATCGGCGTCGGCGGCGACACGGTCCAGTGCAAGGGCACCGGCCCGCTCACCGTCAACGGCAAGGCGCTGAACGAGCCGTACGTCTACCCCGGCAACACTCCGTGCAGCCAGGACGACCAGGGCGGCACGTTCAAGGTGAAGGTGCCCAAGGGCTACATCTGGGTGATGGGCGACCACCGCCAGAACTCCCGTGACTCCCGCTACAACCAGTCCGACAAGCACCACGGCATGGTCCCCGTCGACAAGGTCGTCGGCCGCGCCATCGTGAAGGCCTGGCCGATCAACCGCTGGGGCACGCTGCCGGTCCCGGACACCTTCGGCCAGGGCCTCGACCAGAAGTCCTCCGCCGCCGCGTCCCTGACGGTCGCCCCCGAGGGCGTCGCCGTCGCGGCGGTGCTGCCGGTGGCGGTGTGGCGGCGCAGGCGGACGGACCACGCGGAGCCCAAGAAGCGGTAA
- the lepB gene encoding signal peptidase I, with amino-acid sequence MGESTTRTAPHSAGAGTAQAGGGRVGQRLSGLAVALGLVLFLGGFVWGAVVYRPYTVPTSSMTPTIDAGDRVLAQRVDGDEVKRGDVVVFRDKSWVTNANVVKRVVAVGGDTVSCCTDGKLTVNGKQIDEPYLPAGSLAEIKNFPTVTVPQGRLFLLGDERQGSLDSTAHLTDAAGGTVSRNAVSARVDAVVWPMNGMLKRPTGFEALGALSRPGPLTIIELTVVAGAVLVLGGGAYGPIAKRLGRSRTRPEPAGAR; translated from the coding sequence ATGGGTGAGAGCACGACGCGTACGGCCCCGCACAGCGCGGGCGCGGGCACGGCACAGGCCGGCGGCGGCCGGGTCGGACAGCGGTTGTCCGGGCTGGCCGTGGCGCTGGGTCTGGTCCTGTTCCTCGGCGGATTCGTGTGGGGAGCGGTGGTCTACCGGCCGTACACCGTGCCCACCAGCTCGATGACCCCGACGATCGACGCGGGCGACCGGGTACTGGCGCAGCGCGTCGACGGCGACGAGGTCAAGCGCGGCGACGTCGTCGTCTTCCGCGACAAGAGCTGGGTCACCAACGCCAACGTGGTCAAGCGGGTCGTCGCGGTCGGCGGCGACACCGTCTCCTGCTGCACGGACGGCAAGCTCACCGTCAACGGCAAGCAGATCGACGAGCCGTACCTGCCCGCGGGCAGCCTGGCCGAGATCAAGAACTTCCCGACCGTCACCGTCCCCCAGGGCCGGCTCTTCCTCCTCGGCGACGAGCGCCAGGGCTCCCTGGACTCGACCGCCCACCTCACCGACGCCGCCGGCGGCACCGTGTCCCGTAACGCCGTCTCCGCCCGTGTCGACGCCGTCGTCTGGCCCATGAACGGCATGCTCAAGCGCCCCACCGGCTTCGAGGCCCTGGGCGCCCTCTCCCGGCCGGGCCCGCTCACGATCATCGAGCTGACGGTCGTCGCCGGCGCCGTCCTGGTCCTCGGCGGTGGCGCGTACGGCCCGATCGCGAAGCGGCTGGGCCGCTCCCGCACCCGTCCGGAGCCCGCCGGTGCACGCTGA
- a CDS encoding NUDIX hydrolase: protein MHAETPAGTARTGEDTYEGGLRKVARVVLLDPEDRILLLHGHEPDDPADDWWFTPGGGLEGTETREEAALRELAEETGITDVELGPVLWRRRCSFPFAGRRWDQDEWYYLARTTQTATRAQGLTDLERRSVAGARWWTCRELTRAHETVYPTRLAELLHTLLDEGPPARPVTLDTEIV, encoded by the coding sequence GTGCACGCTGAGACGCCCGCCGGGACCGCGCGGACGGGCGAGGACACCTACGAGGGCGGCCTGCGCAAAGTGGCCCGGGTGGTCCTGCTCGACCCCGAGGACCGCATCCTCCTCCTGCACGGCCACGAGCCGGACGATCCGGCCGACGACTGGTGGTTCACCCCCGGAGGCGGCCTGGAGGGCACCGAGACCCGCGAGGAGGCCGCGCTCAGGGAACTCGCCGAGGAGACCGGCATCACCGACGTCGAACTCGGCCCCGTGCTGTGGCGCCGGCGCTGCTCCTTCCCGTTCGCCGGCCGCCGCTGGGACCAGGACGAGTGGTACTACCTGGCCCGTACGACCCAGACGGCGACCCGGGCCCAGGGCCTGACGGATCTTGAGCGGCGCAGTGTCGCCGGAGCACGGTGGTGGACGTGTCGGGAACTGACCCGGGCGCATGAGACGGTGTATCCGACCAGACTCGCCGAGCTGCTGCACACGCTGCTCGACGAAGGTCCCCCCGCCAGGCCCGTGACCCTGGACACGGAAATCGTCTGA
- a CDS encoding DUF2469 domain-containing protein: MSAEDLEKYETEMELKLYREYRDVVGLFKYVIETERRFYLTNDYEMQVHSVQGEVFFEVSMADAWVWDMYRPARFVKQVRVLTFKDVNIEELNKSDLELPGG; this comes from the coding sequence ATGAGCGCCGAGGACCTCGAAAAGTACGAGACCGAGATGGAGCTGAAGCTCTACCGGGAGTACCGAGACGTCGTCGGTCTGTTCAAATACGTGATCGAGACCGAGCGGCGCTTCTACCTCACCAACGACTACGAGATGCAGGTGCACTCGGTCCAGGGCGAGGTGTTCTTCGAGGTGTCCATGGCGGATGCCTGGGTCTGGGACATGTACCGGCCGGCCCGTTTCGTGAAGCAGGTTCGGGTCCTCACGTTCAAGGACGTGAACATCGAGGAGCTGAACAAGAGCGACCTGGAACTTCCGGGCGGCTGA
- a CDS encoding YraN family protein: MSKARSGLGRYGEDLAARRLAEAGMTILERNWRCGRSGEIDIVARDGGTLVVCEVKTRRGGAFQHPMAAVTPEKAQRLLTLAERWIQTHGGAPPGGVRIDLIGVLLPRRGAPAVEHARGVV; the protein is encoded by the coding sequence ATGAGCAAGGCACGCAGTGGACTGGGCAGGTACGGCGAGGATCTGGCCGCGCGCCGGCTGGCCGAGGCCGGTATGACGATCCTGGAGCGCAACTGGCGCTGCGGACGGTCGGGCGAGATCGACATCGTGGCCCGGGACGGGGGCACGCTGGTCGTCTGTGAGGTGAAGACCCGCAGGGGCGGCGCGTTCCAGCACCCGATGGCCGCCGTCACGCCCGAGAAGGCACAGCGCCTGCTGACCCTCGCCGAACGCTGGATCCAGACCCACGGAGGGGCCCCGCCGGGAGGCGTCCGCATCGACCTGATCGGCGTCCTCCTGCCCCGCCGCGGCGCCCCGGCCGTCGAGCACGCGCGGGGGGTGGTCTGA